A genomic window from Daphnia magna isolate NIES linkage group LG9, ASM2063170v1.1, whole genome shotgun sequence includes:
- the LOC116925129 gene encoding uridine-cytidine kinase 2-B isoform X2, translating to MASIRHAVVSLSLETWSKNPHKFLFPPRTLLMSAMAADRRFSYNGLKNFNGYGTKTPFLIGVAGGTASGKSTVCSRIMEKLGQDEIDHRQRQVVCISQDSFYRELNPAESIKASKGLFNFDHPDAFDNPLILKTLQDILDGRVCKIPVYDFKTNSRKLDEFVTIYPADVLLFEGILVFYFPEIREVFHMKLFVDTDADTRLSRRVLRDIRERGRDLEQVLAQYTTLVKPAFEEFCLPTKKFADVIIPRGADNTVAIGLIVQHIRELLNYRNGNGLQQQRNREIALQQQQAQLDENGHYNLNQKANE from the exons ATGGCTTCAATACGCCATGCGGTAGTGAGTCTTAGCCTAGAAACTTGGAGCAAAAATCCTcataaatttcttttcccTCCGCGTACTCTGTTAATGTCAGCAATGGCTGCAGATAGAAGATTTTCCTATAatggtttaaaaaatttcaatggtTATGGAACGAAAACACCGTTTTTAATTGGCGTAGCCGGTGGAACAGCATCTGGCAAA TCGACAGTTTGTTCAAGAATCATGGAGAAACTTGGACAAG ATGAAATAGACCATAGGCAACGTCAAGTTGTCTGCATCAGTCAGGACAGTTTCTATAGAGAATTAAATCCCGCAGAAAGCATCAAAGCCTCCAAGGGACTTTTTAACTTTGATCATCCAG ATGCATTTGATAACCCACTCATTCTGAAGACACTCCAAGATATTCTGGATGGGAGAGTTTGCAAAATTCCTGTTTACGACTTCAAAACCAACTCAAG AAAATTGGATGAGTTTGTAACAATTTACCCTGCTGATGTACTACTGTttgaagggatattggtctttTATTTCCCTGAGATAAGAGAAGTTTTCCATATGAAGCTATTCGTTGATACAGATGCTGATACTCGTCTATCCAGAAGAG TCCTTCGTGACATACGCGAACGTGGAAGGGATCTGGAGCAAGTATTGGCTCAATACACCACATTAGTTAAACCCGCTTTTGAGGAATTCTGTTTACCG accaAAAAATTTGCTGATGTCATTATTCCACGTGGGGCAGACAACACAG tGGCCATTGGATTAATCGTGCAGCACATAAGAGAACTGTTAAACTATCGCAACGGTAACGGACTACAGCAACAGCGGAACCGTGAGATCGCGCTGCAGCAACAGCAAGCACAGTTGGATGAGAATG gGCATTATAACCTTAATCAGAAGGCGAACGAATGA
- the LOC116925129 gene encoding uridine-cytidine kinase isoform X4, producing the protein MASIRHAVVSLSLETWSKNPHKFLFPPRTLLMSAMAADRRFSYNGLKNFNGYGTKTPFLIGVAGGTASGKSTVCSRIMEKLGQDEIDHRQRQVVCISQDSFYRELNPAESIKASKGLFNFDHPDAFDNPLILKTLQDILDGRVCKIPVYDFKTNSRKLDEFVTIYPADVLLFEGILVFYFPEIREVFHMKLFVDTDADTRLSRRVLRDIRERGRDLEQVLAQYTTLVKPAFEEFCLPTKKFADVIIPRGADNTVAIGLIVQHIRDIVICNANLTGSRGSYLQSAAMMSS; encoded by the exons ATGGCTTCAATACGCCATGCGGTAGTGAGTCTTAGCCTAGAAACTTGGAGCAAAAATCCTcataaatttcttttcccTCCGCGTACTCTGTTAATGTCAGCAATGGCTGCAGATAGAAGATTTTCCTATAatggtttaaaaaatttcaatggtTATGGAACGAAAACACCGTTTTTAATTGGCGTAGCCGGTGGAACAGCATCTGGCAAA TCGACAGTTTGTTCAAGAATCATGGAGAAACTTGGACAAG ATGAAATAGACCATAGGCAACGTCAAGTTGTCTGCATCAGTCAGGACAGTTTCTATAGAGAATTAAATCCCGCAGAAAGCATCAAAGCCTCCAAGGGACTTTTTAACTTTGATCATCCAG ATGCATTTGATAACCCACTCATTCTGAAGACACTCCAAGATATTCTGGATGGGAGAGTTTGCAAAATTCCTGTTTACGACTTCAAAACCAACTCAAG AAAATTGGATGAGTTTGTAACAATTTACCCTGCTGATGTACTACTGTttgaagggatattggtctttTATTTCCCTGAGATAAGAGAAGTTTTCCATATGAAGCTATTCGTTGATACAGATGCTGATACTCGTCTATCCAGAAGAG TCCTTCGTGACATACGCGAACGTGGAAGGGATCTGGAGCAAGTATTGGCTCAATACACCACATTAGTTAAACCCGCTTTTGAGGAATTCTGTTTACCG accaAAAAATTTGCTGATGTCATTATTCCACGTGGGGCAGACAACACAG tgGCCATTGGATTAATCGTCCAGCACATAAGAGACATTGTTATCTGCAATGCGAATCTGACTGGAAGTAGGGGATCCTATTTACAAAGTGCTGCTATGATGTCGTCTTGA
- the LOC116925127 gene encoding poly(A)-specific ribonuclease PARN produces the protein MDVTKSNFQTVLEALDDELENASFVSIDTEFTGLNSTEGRSNKLSSLDTPSERYKKVLNSSPQFIIIQFGLSIFRFDNSISKYVNKTYNFYIFPNTSTLPGLPDTKFLSQASSLGFLASQGFDFNKLIKEGIPYLNLVNEEKLRVILEKKSQSLHLHSDASSSQLSEIPADQKRFLNNITSRVETFLQNEENEEKRNAVLELHCNTIQNELIFSHVKSRYPNLLFESSKKTCNGCTVIVKKTGIQKSKTEPSETDSYVAEMQKVEDNVGFSRIIRKITDSGKLVVGHNMLLDLCHILGQFCAPLPEDYDDFKGMVNTFFPRFIDTKVMATTKPFRDLLQNSALDRLLNSLLAAPFRNIEVIPATGFPSYTDNFKNHEAGYDAFITGRCFVAMANYLEDISSSQSKTAAVHESLLVTPFYQKIFMMMVPDIPYMTISGPDLEPSREHVFHVTFPSEWKLQDIFHLFSVHGTVRVDWTGDTSAFVTLHRKENSHFVLSAMAESKLPVGCSVISYQAYLNRKSQIATLSAEVPDLSSRKRLSSPVQCNTSDVPSPKKTREDVKNMKLNKEQFVVSANWD, from the exons ATGGACGTTACCAAAAGCA ATTTTCAGACAGTATTGGAAGCGCTTGACGATGAATTGGAAAATGCATCCTTTGTATCCATCGACACGGAATTCACAGGATTAAATTCCACCGAAGGAAGAAGCAATAAACTCTCTTCCTTGGACACACCTTCAG AAAGATACAAGAAGGTTCTAAATAGCTCGCCACAGTTTATCATTATCCAGTTTGGCTTGAGCATATTTAGGTTTGATAATAGTATCTCTAAgtatgtaaataaaacatataatttttacatattccCCAACACTTCAACATTGCCTGGCCTACCGGACACTAAGTTTTTGTCTCAAGCTTCCTCTCTGGGCTTTCTTGCATCTCAGGGGTTTGACTTCAACAAACTCATAAAAGAAG GAATCCCCTACCTTAACTTGgtgaatgaagaaaaactaagggtgattttagaaaaaaaaagccaatcaTTACATCTTCATTCGGATGCATCTTCTTCTCAATTGTCTGAGATTCCTGCTGATCAAAAAAGATTCCTTAACAATATCAC TTCGAGGGTTGAAACCTTCTTGcagaatgaagaaaatgaagaaaagaggAATGCCGTTCTAGAGCTTCATTGCAATACCATTCAGAATGAACTTATCTTTTCCCATGTAAAATCtag ATACCCAAATCTATTGTTTGAGAGTTCCAAAAAAACTTGCAATGGCTGCACAGTCATTGTTAAAAAAACTGGCATTCAAAAATCGAAGACGGAGCCCTCCGAAACAGACAGTTACGTAGCCGAAATGCAAAAAGTGGAAGATAATGTCGGATTTAGTAGGATTATCCGCAAAATCACCGACTCG GGTAAACTTGTTGTTGGACATAACATGTTATTAGATTTGTGTCATATTCTGG GTCAATTTTGTGCGCCGTTACCTGAAGATTATGATGACTTCAAAGGTATGGTTAACACGTTTTTTCCAAG ATTCATCGACACTAAGGTCATGGCTACAACTAAGCCATTTCGTGATCTTCTGCAAAATTCGGCCCTTGATCGGTTGCTAAACAGTCTACTTGCAGCCCCGTTTCGAAACATTGAAGTCA TTCCTGCTACCGGTTTCCCTTCCTACACGGACAACTTTAAGAATCATGAAGCTGGTTATGATGCATTTATAACAGGCCGTTGTTTCGTCGCCATGGCCAATTATTTAG AAGACATTAGCTCTAGCCAGTCAAAAACTGCAGCTGTTCATGAATCATTACTCGTCACGCCTTTTTATCAGAA GATCTTTATGATGATGGTTCCTGATATCCCTTATATGACCATCTCCGGCCCCGATT TGGAACCGTCACGTGAACATGTTTTCCATGTTACTTTTCCAAGTGAATGGAAACTTCAAGatattttccatttattttcAGTTCATG GTACAGTAAGGGTCGACTGGACAGGAGATACTTCAGCGTTTGTGACCTTACACAGGAAAGAAAACAGTCATTTTGTACTAAGTGCCATGGCGGAGAGTAAGCTGCCTGTGGGATGCTCCGTTATTTCGTATCAGGCCTATTTGAATAGGAAATCCCAGATTGCCACGCTGTCTGCTGAAGTTCCAGACTTATCGTCAAGGAAACGGCTGAGTTCTCCTGTGCAGTGCAATACTTCTGATGTTCCGTCTCCTAAGAAAACACGTGAAGATGttaaaaacatgaaattgaATAAAGAGCAGTTTGTGGTATCTGCAAACTGGGATTAA
- the LOC116925129 gene encoding uridine-cytidine kinase 2-B isoform X3: MASIRHAVVSLSLETWSKNPHKFLFPPRTLLMSAMAADRRFSYNGLKNFNGYGTKTPFLIGVAGGTASGKSTVCSRIMEKLGQDEIDHRQRQVVCISQDSFYRELNPAESIKASKGLFNFDHPDAFDNPLILKTLQDILDGRVCKIPVYDFKTNSRKLDEFVTIYPADVLLFEGILVFYFPEIREVFHMKLFVDTDADTRLSRRVLRDIRERGRDLEQVLAQYTTLVKPAFEEFCLPTKKFADVIIPRGADNTVAIGLIVQHIRELLNYRNGNGLQQQRNREIALQQQQAQLDENGRSDQARR, from the exons ATGGCTTCAATACGCCATGCGGTAGTGAGTCTTAGCCTAGAAACTTGGAGCAAAAATCCTcataaatttcttttcccTCCGCGTACTCTGTTAATGTCAGCAATGGCTGCAGATAGAAGATTTTCCTATAatggtttaaaaaatttcaatggtTATGGAACGAAAACACCGTTTTTAATTGGCGTAGCCGGTGGAACAGCATCTGGCAAA TCGACAGTTTGTTCAAGAATCATGGAGAAACTTGGACAAG ATGAAATAGACCATAGGCAACGTCAAGTTGTCTGCATCAGTCAGGACAGTTTCTATAGAGAATTAAATCCCGCAGAAAGCATCAAAGCCTCCAAGGGACTTTTTAACTTTGATCATCCAG ATGCATTTGATAACCCACTCATTCTGAAGACACTCCAAGATATTCTGGATGGGAGAGTTTGCAAAATTCCTGTTTACGACTTCAAAACCAACTCAAG AAAATTGGATGAGTTTGTAACAATTTACCCTGCTGATGTACTACTGTttgaagggatattggtctttTATTTCCCTGAGATAAGAGAAGTTTTCCATATGAAGCTATTCGTTGATACAGATGCTGATACTCGTCTATCCAGAAGAG TCCTTCGTGACATACGCGAACGTGGAAGGGATCTGGAGCAAGTATTGGCTCAATACACCACATTAGTTAAACCCGCTTTTGAGGAATTCTGTTTACCG accaAAAAATTTGCTGATGTCATTATTCCACGTGGGGCAGACAACACAG tGGCCATTGGATTAATCGTGCAGCACATAAGAGAACTGTTAAACTATCGCAACGGTAACGGACTACAGCAACAGCGGAACCGTGAGATCGCGCTGCAGCAACAGCAAGCACAGTTGGATGAGAATG GACGAAGCGATCAAGCCCGACGATGA
- the LOC116925129 gene encoding uridine-cytidine kinase 2-B isoform X1, giving the protein MASIRHAVVSLSLETWSKNPHKFLFPPRTLLMSAMAADRRFSYNGLKNFNGYGTKTPFLIGVAGGTASGKSTVCSRIMEKLGQDEIDHRQRQVVCISQDSFYRELNPAESIKASKGLFNFDHPDAFDNPLILKTLQDILDGRVCKIPVYDFKTNSRKLDEFVTIYPADVLLFEGILVFYFPEIREVFHMKLFVDTDADTRLSRRVLRDIRERGRDLEQVLAQYTTLVKPAFEEFCLPTKKFADVIIPRGADNTVAIGLIVQHIRELLNYRNGNGLQQQRNREIALQQQQAQLDENGKRNRHNSDSFFTRPH; this is encoded by the exons ATGGCTTCAATACGCCATGCGGTAGTGAGTCTTAGCCTAGAAACTTGGAGCAAAAATCCTcataaatttcttttcccTCCGCGTACTCTGTTAATGTCAGCAATGGCTGCAGATAGAAGATTTTCCTATAatggtttaaaaaatttcaatggtTATGGAACGAAAACACCGTTTTTAATTGGCGTAGCCGGTGGAACAGCATCTGGCAAA TCGACAGTTTGTTCAAGAATCATGGAGAAACTTGGACAAG ATGAAATAGACCATAGGCAACGTCAAGTTGTCTGCATCAGTCAGGACAGTTTCTATAGAGAATTAAATCCCGCAGAAAGCATCAAAGCCTCCAAGGGACTTTTTAACTTTGATCATCCAG ATGCATTTGATAACCCACTCATTCTGAAGACACTCCAAGATATTCTGGATGGGAGAGTTTGCAAAATTCCTGTTTACGACTTCAAAACCAACTCAAG AAAATTGGATGAGTTTGTAACAATTTACCCTGCTGATGTACTACTGTttgaagggatattggtctttTATTTCCCTGAGATAAGAGAAGTTTTCCATATGAAGCTATTCGTTGATACAGATGCTGATACTCGTCTATCCAGAAGAG TCCTTCGTGACATACGCGAACGTGGAAGGGATCTGGAGCAAGTATTGGCTCAATACACCACATTAGTTAAACCCGCTTTTGAGGAATTCTGTTTACCG accaAAAAATTTGCTGATGTCATTATTCCACGTGGGGCAGACAACACAG tGGCCATTGGATTAATCGTGCAGCACATAAGAGAACTGTTAAACTATCGCAACGGTAACGGACTACAGCAACAGCGGAACCGTGAGATCGCGCTGCAGCAACAGCAAGCACAGTTGGATGAGAATGGTAAAAGAAATCGACACAACTCAGATTCTTTTTTTACGCGGCCTCATTAG
- the LOC116925131 gene encoding mitochondrial import receptor subunit TOM20 homolog, which yields MSALVSRASISVLAAVAGTVFVSYCIYFDRKRRSDPEFKKKLREKRKRRTNVSKDGSTALPDLKDHEAVQQFFLREVQLGEELLAQGDIEEGVEHLSNAVAVCGQPQQLLQVLQQTLPPQVFRLLLERLPVVGQRLMANAAQSGLGMAEDDVE from the exons ATGTCTGCACTCGTTTCTAGAGCATCCATTTCAGTTTTGGCTGCTGTTGCCGGTACTGTGTTCGTTTCCTATTGTATCTATTTTGATCGTAAGCGACGCTCAGATCCagaattcaagaaaaaactcCGGGAGA AACGCAAACGCCGAACGAATGTCTCAAAAGATGGATCTACAGCTCTTCCAGATCTGAAAGATCATGAGGCTGTCCAGCAATTTTTCCTTCGTGAG GTGCAACTTGGGGAAGAATTATTGGCCCAAGGTGATATTGAGGAGGGAGTGGAACATCTAAGTAATGCAGTTGCCGTTTGTGGTCAGCCCCAACAGTTACTTCAAGTTCTCCAACAAACTCTGCCACCTCAAGTTTTTCGTCTACTTCTTGAGCGTCTGCCAGTAGTTGGACAG aGGCTGATGGCAAACGCGGCTCAGTCTGGATTAGGAATGGCCGAAGATGATGTTGAATAG